One Entomomonas asaccharolytica DNA segment encodes these proteins:
- a CDS encoding HU family DNA-binding protein, with amino-acid sequence MNKSELIDALATKAGITKTAAGVALDAVLASVTEALQTGDSVALVGFGTFSVKERAARTGRNPKTKEPIKIAASKVPSFKAGKSLKDAVV; translated from the coding sequence GTGAATAAGTCAGAATTAATAGATGCCTTGGCAACAAAAGCAGGTATTACTAAAACAGCGGCTGGTGTTGCCTTAGATGCAGTTTTAGCATCTGTTACTGAAGCTTTACAAACTGGTGATTCTGTAGCCTTAGTTGGTTTTGGTACGTTTAGTGTAAAAGAGCGTGCTGCTCGTACTGGACGTAATCCTAAAACTAAAGAACCAATTAAAATTGCAGCATCTAAAGTGCCTTCTTTTAAAGCAGGTAAGTCTTTAAAAGATGCTGTAGTTTAA